In Lonchura striata isolate bLonStr1 chromosome 2, bLonStr1.mat, whole genome shotgun sequence, a single genomic region encodes these proteins:
- the SEPTIN10 gene encoding septin-10 isoform X2, which produces MKFFTGPELLLWPGNNSHVHLQQQNVGCRTLSLSAHVGFDSLPDQLIRKSIKHGFCFNILCIGETGIGKSALVSSLFNTDFEDSPSTHFLSSVRLRAQTFELQESNILLKLTVVKTVGFGDQVNKADTYQPIVDYVDAQFEAYLEEELKVIRSLFSYHDTRIHVCLYFISPTGRSLKTIDLLTMRSLDSKVNIIPVIGKADSISKAELQEFKKKIMSELVSNGIRIYQFPTDDETVSEINTITNGYLPFAVVGSMEKVKIGDKMVRARQYPWGIVKVENENHCDTIKLRRMLCTNMEDLKEKTRAYYESYRRCRLEKLGCRDLGPENKPVSLQEVIETKRLEFCLEVERKEEEIKQRFVQRVKEKAAMLEEAEQQVLTKFEHLTLMHQEEELKLGEEKKRLEDEIAQFVEKKAITESIQSQVSVSTPGVSLKKKGLRKVSAGTSHQRAMRKFFTFTFITQISVIF; this is translated from the exons caAAATGTTGGCTGTCGAACTTTGTCCTTGTCAGCGCATGTTGGGTTTGACAGCTTACCTGATCAACTGATTAGGAAATCCATCAAGCATGGCTTCTGCTTCAACATTCTTTGCATTG GGGAAACTGGAATTGGGAAATCAGCCTTGGTGAGCAGTTTGTTTAACACTGATTTTGAGGACTCTCCATCAACACATTTTCTGTCAAGTGTGCGACTTAGAGCCCAGACTTTTGAACTCCAGGAAAGTAATATTCTTTTGAAGCTGACAGTTGTAAAAACAGTGGGATTTGGTGACCAGGTGAACAAAGCAGATAC CTATCAGCCAATAGTGGATTATGTAGATGCACAATTTGAAGCCTATCTCGAGGAAGAACTGAAAGTTATACGTTCTTTATTTAGCTACCATGATACTCGCATCCATGTCTGCCTCTATTTCATTTCACCTACAGGCCGTTCTCTAAAAACCATAGATTTGTTAACTATGAGAAGCCTAGACAGTAAG GTGAACATTATACCAGTTATAGGCAAAGCGGACAGCATTTCTAAAGCTGAGCTACAAGAgttcaagaagaaaataatgagtGAATTGGTAAGCAATGGCATCCGGATATACCAGTTTCCTACTGATGATGAAACAGTTTCTGAGATTAATACCATCACAAAT GGTTATTTGCCATTTGCTGTGGTAGGAAGTATGGAGAAGGTGAAAATTGGAGACAAAATGGTGAGAGCTCGTCAATATCCTTGGGGCATTGTAAAAG TGGAAAATGAGAACCACTGTGATACTATAAAGCTTCGCAGGATGCTTTGCACAAATATGGAAGACTTAAAGGAGAAGACTCGTGCATATTATGAGTCATACAGACGCTGCAGGCTGGAAAAGTTGGGTTGCAGAGACCTTGGCCCTGAGAACAAGCCAGTCAG TCTACAGGAAGTCATTGAGACAAAGAGGCTCGAGTTCTGCCTTGaagtggaaagaaaagaagaggagATTAAGCAACGATTTGTGCAGAGAGTGAAGGAGAAAGCAGCAATGTTGGAAGAGGCAGAGCAACAG GTACTGACTAAATTTGAACATCTTACGTTAATGCATCAAGAAGAGGAGCTGAAATtaggggaagagaaaaaacGTCTAGAAGATGAAATAGCTCAGTTTGTTGAAAAGAAGGCTATCACTGAATCGATTCAGTCACAAGTGTCTGTCTCTACCCCTGGTGTTAGTTTGAAGAAAAAAGGACTGCGAAAAGTAAGTGCTGGTACCAGTCATCAGAGGGCAATGAGAAAGTTCTTCACATTCACT
- the SOWAHC gene encoding ankyrin repeat domain-containing protein SOWAHC translates to MAEPAELQQESVVRFLAARGGRARNAELLEHFRDWLNPAEPSRRAAVRHRFKELVNAVATVRQEPGTGVKYVHLRRRYCAPEPPAAAPPTPGEQEPAAENSAKQLSPPPSPRAGAEETPPATGEDAGSRPQPPGQRGEPPQPSPAAAGSQRRGSRREPPPGRGEGGGGGEETAIATGPGRPPATDEAGAAEGAPGAAAQGGGRRSLREPARGSSPQLKRGALPGGGRGRDSDSASVASSSAEEEGSTTGSVALDPLEHAWMLSASDGRWESLEGLLSCEPALLCKRDFITGFTVLHWAAKHGRQELLATLVNFAQRHGLPVDINARTSGGHTALHIAAMHGHAEVVKLLVGAYDADVDIRDYSGRKAAQYLQRGTSGDMRNLVGALEEEEEEEGNAGNGSGRWRLSKVLPSNLMNYRLSHHHHGTGEEAEGTDGAAMPGKGKEMTRKASGSGRMKPRLNKIRFRTQIIHNTPSFRGDAEEEEHEEKSLKSSFKLRPKSNVFG, encoded by the coding sequence ATGGCGGAGCCGgcggagctgcagcaggagtcAGTGGTGCGGTTCctggcggcgcggggcgggcgggcgcgcaacgcggagctgctggagcattTCCGGGACTGGCTGAACCCCGCGGAGCCCTCCCGCCGTGCCGCCGTCCGGCATCGCTTCAAGGAGCTGGTCAACGCAGTGGCCACCGTGCGCCAGGAGCCCGGCACCGGCGTCAAGTACGTGCACCTCCGCCGCCGGTACTGcgcccccgagccccccgccgccgcccctccgACCCCCGGGGAGCAGGAGCCGGCGGCGGAGAACAGCGCGAAGCAGCTGAGCCCTCCGCCCTCCCCGCGGGCTGGCGCTGAGGAGACGCCGCCGGCAACAGGCGAGGATGCCGGCagccgcccgcagcccccggggcagcggggcgaGCCGCCCCAGCCGAGCCCGGCGGCGGCTGGAAGCCAGCGGAGGGGCTCCCGGCGGGAGCCACCGCCCGGGCGCGGCGaaggcggcggcggaggcgaGGAGACCGCGATAGCGACGGGCCCGGGGCGGCCCCCGGCGACGGACGAGGCGGGAGCAGCGGAGGGAgcgcccggggcggcggcgcagGGCGGCGGCCGGCggagcctgcgggagccggCGCGGGGCAGCTCCCCCCAGCTGAAGCGCGGCGCCCTCCCCGGCGGGGGCCGCGGCCGCGACTCGGACAGCGCCTCGGTGGCCTCGTCCTCCGCCGAGGAGGAGGGGAGCACCACCGGCTCCGTGGCACTGGACCCCCTGGAGCACGCCTGGATGCTATCGGCCTCGGACGGGCGGTGGGAGAGCCTGGAGGGGCTGCTGAGCTGCGAGCCGGCGCTGCTCTGCAAGCGGGACTTTATCACCGGCTTCACCGTGCTGCACTGGGCCGCCAAGCACGGgcggcaggagctgctggccacgctGGTCAACTTCGCCCAgcggcacgggctgcccgtggACATCAACGCCCGCACGAGCGGCGGGCACACGGCGCTGCACATCGCCGCCATGCACGGCCACGCCGAGGTCGTGAAGCTGCTGGTGGGAGCCTACGACGCCGACGTGGACATCCGCGATTACAGCGGGCGCAAGGCTGCGCAGTACCTGCAGCGCGGCACCTCGGGGGACATGCGGAACCTCGTGGGGgccctggaggaggaggaggaagaggaagggaatGCTGGCAATGGGAGCGGGCGCTGGAGGCTCTCCAAGGTGTTGCCATCAAATCTCATGAACTACCGGCTCTCCCACCACCATCACGGTACTGGGGAGGAAGCTGAAGGTACCGATGGGGCAGCGATGCCGGGCAAAGGCAAGGAGATGACCAGGAAAGCATCTGGCAGCGGACGGATGAAGCCTCGGCTTAATAAGATCCGCTTCAGGACTCAGATCATCCACAACACGCCCTCCTTTCGTGGTGACGCTGAGGAGGAAGAGCATGAGGAGAAATCTCTGAAATCATCATTCAAGCTCAGGCCGAAGTCCAATGTGTTTGGATAA
- the SEPTIN10 gene encoding septin-10 isoform X1: MAASDADGHLQNVGCRTLSLSAHVGFDSLPDQLIRKSIKHGFCFNILCIGETGIGKSALVSSLFNTDFEDSPSTHFLSSVRLRAQTFELQESNILLKLTVVKTVGFGDQVNKADTYQPIVDYVDAQFEAYLEEELKVIRSLFSYHDTRIHVCLYFISPTGRSLKTIDLLTMRSLDSKVNIIPVIGKADSISKAELQEFKKKIMSELVSNGIRIYQFPTDDETVSEINTITNGYLPFAVVGSMEKVKIGDKMVRARQYPWGIVKVENENHCDTIKLRRMLCTNMEDLKEKTRAYYESYRRCRLEKLGCRDLGPENKPVR; this comes from the exons ATGGCCGCTTCCGATGCCGACGGGCACCTG caAAATGTTGGCTGTCGAACTTTGTCCTTGTCAGCGCATGTTGGGTTTGACAGCTTACCTGATCAACTGATTAGGAAATCCATCAAGCATGGCTTCTGCTTCAACATTCTTTGCATTG GGGAAACTGGAATTGGGAAATCAGCCTTGGTGAGCAGTTTGTTTAACACTGATTTTGAGGACTCTCCATCAACACATTTTCTGTCAAGTGTGCGACTTAGAGCCCAGACTTTTGAACTCCAGGAAAGTAATATTCTTTTGAAGCTGACAGTTGTAAAAACAGTGGGATTTGGTGACCAGGTGAACAAAGCAGATAC CTATCAGCCAATAGTGGATTATGTAGATGCACAATTTGAAGCCTATCTCGAGGAAGAACTGAAAGTTATACGTTCTTTATTTAGCTACCATGATACTCGCATCCATGTCTGCCTCTATTTCATTTCACCTACAGGCCGTTCTCTAAAAACCATAGATTTGTTAACTATGAGAAGCCTAGACAGTAAG GTGAACATTATACCAGTTATAGGCAAAGCGGACAGCATTTCTAAAGCTGAGCTACAAGAgttcaagaagaaaataatgagtGAATTGGTAAGCAATGGCATCCGGATATACCAGTTTCCTACTGATGATGAAACAGTTTCTGAGATTAATACCATCACAAAT GGTTATTTGCCATTTGCTGTGGTAGGAAGTATGGAGAAGGTGAAAATTGGAGACAAAATGGTGAGAGCTCGTCAATATCCTTGGGGCATTGTAAAAG TGGAAAATGAGAACCACTGTGATACTATAAAGCTTCGCAGGATGCTTTGCACAAATATGGAAGACTTAAAGGAGAAGACTCGTGCATATTATGAGTCATACAGACGCTGCAGGCTGGAAAAGTTGGGTTGCAGAGACCTTGGCCCTGAGAACAAGCCAGTCAGGTAA